One region of Qipengyuania sp. SS22 genomic DNA includes:
- a CDS encoding J domain-containing protein has translation MAKPRRSNDWGFPRWRGYGSSREATTVRLCDRHGCEEPGACPAPKAPNSPERWMFCQKHAAEYNRKWDYFEGLDKAEKEARATAERSENAGYAEAQHYGWSGSGDGSRSADEMRALDVLELEADAEFVAIKKAWRDKAKTVHPDVKPGDKEAATEFQKLQLAYEVLKAAEERREWKG, from the coding sequence ATGGCTAAGCCGCGCCGTTCCAACGATTGGGGCTTTCCGCGTTGGCGGGGCTATGGTTCGTCGCGCGAGGCGACGACGGTGCGCCTGTGCGATCGCCACGGGTGCGAAGAACCGGGTGCATGTCCTGCGCCCAAGGCACCGAACAGTCCCGAACGCTGGATGTTCTGTCAAAAGCACGCTGCCGAATACAATCGGAAGTGGGACTATTTCGAAGGCCTCGACAAGGCCGAGAAGGAAGCCCGCGCCACTGCCGAACGCAGTGAGAATGCGGGCTATGCCGAAGCCCAGCATTATGGCTGGAGCGGGAGCGGTGACGGATCGCGCAGCGCCGACGAAATGCGCGCGCTGGATGTGCTAGAGCTTGAAGCAGACGCCGAATTCGTTGCGATCAAGAAGGCGTGGCGTGACAAGGCCAAGACCGTCCACCCCGATGTCAAACCGGGCGACAAGGAAGCGGCTACCGAATTCCAGAAGCTGCAGCTCGCCTATGAAGTGCTCAAGGCCGCCGAAGAGCGCCGCGAGTGGAAGGGCTAG
- a CDS encoding SDR family NAD(P)-dependent oxidoreductase, which translates to MTDKVFLVIGAGAGIGGHAAARFARGGYHAVLARRSDEAGLASLVGAIEEDGGKATGTLLDAAADGSIEELVERVERDIGPIDTVLYNLGAQIGNRTLGDTPHRTFELGWRLGCFGLFRLAHAVAPLMVARGSGTILVTSATAAVRGNSGQHSHAAAMGGRRMLCQTLNAEFAPQGVHVAHVVVDGSVDAPDTLGKLLGNRFEAYKAAKGEDGVIDPGAVAETYWHLAHQPRNCWSHEVDVRPFTDAPWWNDNPIPTIDTKPK; encoded by the coding sequence ATGACGGACAAGGTGTTTCTGGTAATCGGCGCGGGCGCGGGAATCGGCGGCCATGCGGCAGCGCGGTTCGCCCGCGGGGGCTATCACGCAGTGCTCGCGCGGCGGTCCGACGAAGCGGGACTGGCCAGCCTGGTCGGCGCGATCGAGGAAGATGGCGGCAAGGCGACGGGCACGCTGCTCGACGCGGCGGCGGATGGCTCGATCGAGGAACTGGTCGAACGGGTTGAGCGCGACATCGGGCCGATCGACACCGTGCTCTACAATCTGGGCGCGCAGATCGGGAACCGCACGCTCGGCGATACCCCGCACCGGACCTTCGAACTGGGCTGGCGGCTGGGATGCTTCGGCCTGTTCCGGCTGGCGCATGCGGTGGCGCCGCTGATGGTCGCGCGCGGGAGCGGCACCATCCTCGTCACTTCGGCCACCGCTGCAGTGCGCGGGAATTCGGGTCAGCACAGCCATGCTGCCGCGATGGGCGGACGCCGCATGCTGTGCCAGACACTCAACGCCGAATTCGCGCCGCAGGGCGTACATGTCGCCCATGTTGTGGTCGATGGATCGGTGGATGCACCCGACACGCTGGGCAAGCTGCTCGGTAACAGGTTCGAGGCCTACAAAGCCGCGAAAGGCGAGGACGGGGTGATCGATCCTGGCGCGGTGGCCGAAACCTACTGGCATCTCGCGCACCAGCCGCGCAATTGCTGGAGCCATGAAGTGGACGTCCGACCGTTCACCGATGCACCATGGTGGAACGACAATCCAATTCCGACGATAGATACCAAACCGAAATAG
- a CDS encoding cystathionine gamma-synthase family protein, producing MSDHDIDPTSPRMAPKPEVTKIDGRELKPSTLMMGYGYDPVLSEGSLKPPIFLTSTFAFPSAADGKRHFEGITGKRPGGADGLVYSRFNAPNQEILEDRLSVWDGAEDALSFSSGMTAICVLMLAYASQNDVIVHSGPLYAASEGFVAKVLAKFGVTYVDFPAGATREEIDAVLAKAKAQADEQGGKVCMIYLESPGNPTNALVDVEAVRASVDAAQLDCPIAIDNTFLGPLWQRPLDQGADIVVYSLTKYVGGHSDLVAGSIAGAKKWMDPVRMLRNTMGGICDPNTAWMLMRSLETVELRMNRAGENAAKVCDFLAQHPKVEGLGYLGMIKDARQQDIYDRHCKGAGSTFSLLLKGGEAECFRFLDALKIAKLAVSLGGTETLASHPASMTHLSVAEGRRAELGISDNLVRISIGIEDPDDLIADFTQALEAV from the coding sequence ATGAGCGACCACGATATCGACCCTACCTCGCCGCGCATGGCACCCAAGCCCGAAGTCACCAAAATCGACGGGCGCGAACTCAAGCCCAGCACACTGATGATGGGTTATGGCTATGACCCGGTGTTGTCCGAAGGCAGCCTCAAGCCGCCAATCTTCCTCACCTCGACCTTCGCCTTTCCCAGCGCCGCCGACGGCAAGCGCCATTTTGAAGGCATCACCGGCAAGCGCCCGGGCGGCGCAGACGGTCTCGTCTATTCGCGCTTCAATGCCCCCAACCAGGAAATCCTCGAGGATCGCCTGTCGGTATGGGACGGCGCCGAGGATGCGCTCAGCTTCTCCAGCGGCATGACCGCGATCTGCGTCCTGATGCTCGCCTATGCCAGCCAGAATGACGTGATCGTCCATTCGGGCCCGCTCTACGCCGCCTCCGAAGGCTTCGTCGCCAAGGTGCTCGCCAAGTTCGGCGTGACCTATGTCGACTTCCCCGCCGGTGCGACGCGCGAGGAAATCGACGCGGTGCTCGCCAAGGCCAAGGCACAGGCCGACGAGCAGGGCGGCAAGGTGTGCATGATCTATCTGGAAAGCCCGGGTAACCCGACTAATGCGCTGGTCGATGTCGAAGCGGTGCGTGCGTCGGTAGATGCGGCGCAGCTCGACTGCCCGATCGCGATCGACAACACCTTCCTCGGCCCGCTGTGGCAGCGTCCGCTCGACCAGGGGGCCGACATCGTGGTCTATTCTCTGACCAAGTATGTCGGCGGCCATTCGGATCTCGTCGCGGGCAGCATTGCCGGCGCGAAGAAGTGGATGGATCCGGTGCGCATGCTGCGCAACACCATGGGCGGCATCTGCGATCCGAACACGGCCTGGATGTTGATGCGTAGCCTAGAGACGGTCGAACTGCGCATGAATCGCGCGGGCGAGAACGCCGCCAAGGTCTGCGACTTTCTTGCCCAGCATCCCAAGGTCGAGGGTCTCGGCTATCTCGGCATGATCAAGGATGCCCGCCAGCAGGACATCTACGATCGCCACTGCAAAGGCGCGGGCAGCACCTTCTCGCTGCTGCTCAAGGGCGGTGAGGCGGAGTGCTTCCGCTTCCTCGACGCGCTCAAGATCGCCAAGCTGGCGGTCAGCCTCGGCGGGACCGAAACGCTGGCGAGCCACCCGGCCTCGATGACGCATCTGTCGGTTGCCGAAGGACGCCGTGCGGAACTGGGTATCTCGGACAACCTCGTGCGTATCAGCATCGGTATCGAGGATCCCGACGATCTGATCGCAGACTTTACCCAAGCGCTGGAGGCGGTCTGA
- the pal gene encoding peptidoglycan-associated lipoprotein Pal — MNTRVATGLMLASTIALAACQKKAPEELPPPPTTETPAPAPAPTGPSVGSQQHFFNAVGQENTVVYFDTDRFNIDAEDQTKLQRQAQYFSQYAQVTFTIEGHCDERGTRDYNLALGERRANAAKNYLVSIGIPANRIRTVSYGKERPIALGSNESAWAQNRRAATITIS, encoded by the coding sequence ATGAATACCCGTGTTGCTACCGGTCTGATGCTTGCATCGACCATCGCGCTTGCAGCCTGCCAGAAAAAGGCACCTGAGGAACTGCCGCCGCCGCCGACGACCGAAACGCCTGCGCCGGCCCCCGCGCCGACGGGCCCGTCGGTCGGATCGCAGCAGCATTTCTTCAATGCCGTCGGGCAGGAGAATACGGTCGTTTACTTCGACACCGACCGCTTCAATATCGACGCCGAAGACCAGACCAAGCTGCAGCGCCAGGCGCAGTATTTCAGCCAGTATGCGCAGGTGACCTTCACCATCGAAGGCCATTGTGACGAACGCGGTACGCGTGACTACAACCTTGCGCTGGGCGAGCGCCGGGCCAATGCGGCGAAGAACTATCTCGTCTCGATCGGCATTCCTGCCAACCGTATCCGTACGGTAAGCTACGGCAAGGAACGCCCGATTGCGCTGGGTTCGAATGAATCGGCGTGGGCGCAGAACCGCCGCGCGGCGACCATCACCATCAGCTGA
- a CDS encoding ATP-grasp domain-containing protein: MRALRPAFEAAGLELVEVDWRASLEAFGDIALVLLGTAWDYQDHLEEFLDRLHALAAKGIAVCNPPEVVRWNADKRYLRELAKREATTVPTLWLDDAAPADVRAAMDEFATDRVVVKRQVGAGGLGQHSFTRDALPDADWTMGRPCMIQPFLPSVVEEGEYTFVFIDGAFSHGVLKCAGADDYRIQSLYGGYEREYAPTPEDLATAAAVMAALPFDAPLYSRIDMVRLPSGELAVMEAELIEPYLYPEQGPDLGQRLAVSIVARL, from the coding sequence GTGCGCGCGCTGCGGCCCGCATTCGAAGCGGCAGGACTGGAGCTGGTCGAGGTCGACTGGCGCGCTTCGCTGGAAGCGTTCGGCGACATCGCACTGGTCCTGCTCGGAACCGCGTGGGATTATCAGGACCATCTCGAGGAATTCCTCGACCGGCTCCACGCGCTCGCCGCGAAAGGGATCGCGGTCTGCAATCCCCCCGAGGTAGTCCGCTGGAATGCTGACAAACGCTATTTGCGCGAACTGGCCAAGCGCGAGGCGACGACTGTGCCCACGCTCTGGCTCGACGATGCAGCCCCGGCCGATGTGCGTGCGGCGATGGATGAATTCGCTACCGACCGCGTCGTGGTCAAACGCCAGGTCGGCGCGGGCGGACTGGGCCAGCACAGCTTCACCCGCGACGCGCTTCCCGACGCGGATTGGACGATGGGCCGCCCCTGCATGATCCAGCCCTTCTTGCCGAGCGTGGTCGAGGAAGGCGAATATACCTTCGTCTTCATCGACGGCGCCTTCAGCCATGGCGTCCTGAAATGCGCTGGCGCGGACGACTATCGTATCCAGTCGCTCTACGGCGGTTACGAGCGCGAGTACGCGCCCACACCGGAGGATCTTGCGACGGCCGCGGCGGTCATGGCCGCGCTGCCATTCGACGCTCCGCTCTATAGCCGGATCGACATGGTGCGCCTGCCATCGGGCGAACTGGCGGTAATGGAAGCGGAGTTGATCGAGCCTTATCTCTACCCCGAACAGGGTCCGGACTTGGGCCAAAGGCTGGCAGTTTCTATCGTCGCCCGGCTGTAG
- the tolB gene encoding Tol-Pal system beta propeller repeat protein TolB: MKQSALFVLSLLIAAPLAAQNQDLGQPVLEGGEVETIDEGEGLSGTVSFDGNLDDLGIAIPGFATDRDVATPASSSGTAALGKELARVITADLRNNGLFKPTGPDALPQPSFGEITAPNWSTWSNRGAEMLVHGYVRGRSDDRLTVGCYLYDMALQQELVREGWVVPPADWRRAAHKCADLIYARLTGESPFFDSRIAYIAETGPKDNRTKRLAIMDSDGANHRFITTGRSTALTPRYSPDYKQLVYLSYVDGNPRIYVYDIGTGRQTLVTQSSNATFAPRWSPDGRWILYSMAVGGNTDIYRVAARGGESQRLTDTPGIDIGGSYSPDGSQIVFESDRSGSQQIYIMNADGTGQRRLSFFGGRAATPEWSPRGDQIAFTHIAGNFNVSVMSPNGRNMRSLTNGWQDEAPTWAPNGRIIQFFRTERNSGKTSLWQVDLTGDNLRRLPTPVDASDPAWGPILP; this comes from the coding sequence ATGAAGCAATCAGCCCTGTTCGTCCTTTCGCTCCTGATCGCAGCCCCGCTCGCGGCGCAGAACCAGGATCTCGGCCAGCCGGTACTGGAGGGCGGCGAGGTCGAGACCATCGACGAGGGCGAAGGCCTCTCGGGAACGGTCAGCTTCGATGGCAATCTCGACGATCTCGGGATCGCCATCCCCGGCTTTGCGACCGATCGCGATGTCGCGACCCCGGCCAGTTCGTCGGGCACTGCGGCGTTGGGCAAGGAACTGGCGCGCGTCATCACCGCCGATTTGCGTAACAACGGCCTGTTCAAGCCGACCGGCCCTGATGCGCTGCCGCAGCCGAGCTTTGGCGAAATCACCGCACCCAATTGGTCGACGTGGTCCAATCGCGGCGCGGAAATGCTGGTCCATGGTTATGTCCGCGGGCGCAGCGACGATCGGCTGACGGTCGGCTGCTATCTCTACGATATGGCGCTGCAGCAGGAACTGGTCCGTGAAGGCTGGGTGGTCCCGCCGGCCGACTGGCGCCGCGCGGCGCATAAGTGCGCCGATCTGATCTATGCGCGCCTGACCGGCGAAAGCCCGTTCTTCGACAGCCGCATCGCCTATATCGCCGAAACCGGCCCCAAGGATAACCGGACCAAGCGGCTCGCCATCATGGATAGCGACGGCGCCAACCACCGCTTTATCACCACCGGTCGTTCCACTGCGCTGACGCCGCGCTATTCGCCTGACTACAAGCAGCTTGTCTATCTCAGCTATGTCGACGGCAATCCGCGGATTTATGTCTACGACATCGGCACGGGCCGCCAGACGTTGGTCACGCAAAGCAGCAATGCCACTTTCGCGCCGCGCTGGAGCCCGGACGGGCGCTGGATTCTCTATTCGATGGCGGTCGGCGGGAATACCGACATCTACCGCGTTGCCGCGCGGGGCGGGGAAAGCCAGCGGCTGACCGATACGCCGGGGATCGACATCGGCGGGTCCTATTCGCCCGATGGCAGCCAGATCGTGTTCGAAAGTGACCGTTCGGGCAGCCAGCAGATCTACATCATGAATGCCGATGGTACGGGCCAGCGCCGCCTGTCCTTCTTCGGCGGCCGCGCGGCGACGCCCGAATGGAGCCCGCGCGGCGACCAGATTGCCTTCACGCACATCGCGGGCAATTTCAACGTCTCGGTAATGAGCCCCAATGGCCGCAATATGCGCTCGCTGACGAATGGCTGGCAGGACGAGGCCCCGACATGGGCGCCCAACGGCCGCATCATCCAGTTCTTCCGCACCGAGCGAAACAGCGGTAAGACGTCGCTGTGGCAGGTCGATCTGACCGGCGACAATCTGCGCCGCCTGCCAACGCCGGTCGATGCGTCGGACCCGGCTTGGGGACCGATCCTGCCGTAA